One genomic region from Streptomyces sp. Li-HN-5-11 encodes:
- a CDS encoding Eco57I restriction-modification methylase domain-containing protein, producing MSATTRNQVFTAVHTVGGLLPADMLIRISEGKDVPGSKPADYGLPSSRSVRDEAERSWEYLKPLWRELRKHLPEDRETGVPAADPTGRADADWLAPLWRELGFGRLTAVGAAGITADSDAEKKFPVSHRWHHALIHQAAWNAELDKRPGGAGTVPPQSMLQECLNRTEAHLWGVLTNGRQMRLLRDSSALATASYVEFDLEAIFDGELFSEFVLLYRLLHASRFEVAEGAAPSSCWLEKWRTEAIASGTRALDQLRKGVQEAITALGTGFLRHPENTALREDVRPKALQAALLRLVYRLLFVFVAEDRDALLSPDADGIARERYETYFSSARLRAHARKRRGTAHGDLYEALRIVLAALGDEKGRPELGLPGLGGLFNEVEADAPLRDLKLSNEALLTAVRHLSQVRDGSSRRWRAVDYRHLDAEELGSVYESLLELEPKYSAVERTFQLVEVAGNTRKTTGSYYTPSSLIECLLNSSLDPVIEDAVKRGEQAAAQSGDTDPADAIVNELLSLTVCDPACGSGHFLVAAARRIAKQVAAVRERNPEPTLEAVRHALHEVVARCIYGVDLNPMAVDLAKVSLWLEALEPGKPLSFLDAHVKHGNGLMGATPALLRNGIPDAAFKPIEGDDKKVAKSLEKQNKLERGGQRGLFDLGGETRVTNTAFAKELRRITGASSDSLTDVREQEAAYQSWSRSAEYVQALHVADAWCAAFVWHKTADAPLALTEEVFRNLQDRFSNAAPRSTHDEIVRLRDLYRFFHWHLEFPEVFSVPETGQGIQGATGWAGGFDCVLGNPPWERIKLLEQEFFAQRDAEIATARNANERRKLIARLPATNPELALAFTEEKRRGDGEAHFIRNSGKYKLTGIGTVNTYAAFSESNRNLIGPHGRMGVIVPTGIATDATTQHFFSELVRSGSLATLYDFENASPLFPGVHRSFKFSILSVTGTSRRESAARFAFFMHDPSELGDADKAFTLTPEEIRLLNPNSGTCPVFRSRRDAEVTLDIYRRLPVLILSGSTTGNPWKLHLGRMFHMSDDSGSFHMQEELSSGWNNQGSSFKNAGATLFPVYEAKMLHQFDHRWATYEPDGSTRDVNLTEKGYAPFSSTPRYWIDEREIRNKLSPIRWDREWLIAVRKICRSSDERTLISAAFPRFGLGDSANLMLPGVPGNAPALLACTSSFAMDYVLRQKNGGTNLTFFLLEQLPAPDPESLALHTSFIVPRVLELTYTADDMRPFAHDVGDTGNPFQWNEGRRQAIRAELDALFFHLYGVSREDVDYILDTFPIVRRKDEAKYGTYRTKDLILAEYDRMAAAGLTLEDPLVEGKNYTSTLTPPPGHGPRHPAKTSDGTAA from the coding sequence ATGTCCGCCACCACTCGCAACCAGGTGTTCACAGCCGTCCACACGGTGGGCGGTCTGCTGCCGGCCGACATGCTGATCCGGATCTCGGAGGGCAAGGACGTCCCCGGCTCCAAGCCCGCCGACTACGGGCTGCCGTCATCGCGTTCGGTACGGGACGAGGCCGAGCGCAGCTGGGAGTACCTGAAGCCGCTCTGGCGCGAGCTGCGCAAGCACCTCCCCGAGGACCGCGAAACCGGCGTACCCGCCGCCGACCCGACGGGACGCGCCGACGCGGACTGGCTCGCACCGCTCTGGCGCGAACTGGGCTTCGGCCGACTCACGGCGGTCGGCGCGGCGGGCATCACCGCCGACTCCGACGCGGAGAAGAAGTTCCCGGTCTCCCACCGCTGGCACCACGCCCTGATCCACCAGGCGGCCTGGAATGCGGAGCTGGACAAGCGCCCCGGCGGCGCGGGCACGGTCCCGCCCCAGTCGATGCTCCAGGAGTGCCTGAACCGCACGGAGGCCCACCTGTGGGGCGTCCTGACGAACGGCCGTCAGATGCGCCTGCTCCGCGACTCCAGCGCGCTGGCTACGGCGTCCTACGTCGAGTTCGACCTTGAGGCGATCTTCGACGGCGAGCTGTTCAGCGAGTTCGTCCTGCTGTACCGACTGCTGCACGCCTCGCGGTTCGAGGTGGCGGAGGGAGCGGCTCCGTCGTCGTGCTGGCTGGAGAAGTGGCGCACGGAGGCCATCGCCTCGGGAACGCGTGCGCTGGACCAACTACGGAAGGGGGTGCAGGAGGCGATCACGGCGCTGGGCACCGGTTTCCTGCGACACCCGGAGAACACGGCACTTCGGGAGGACGTCCGCCCGAAGGCCCTCCAGGCGGCTCTCCTGCGCCTGGTCTACCGGCTGCTGTTCGTCTTCGTGGCGGAGGATCGCGACGCGTTGCTGTCGCCGGACGCGGACGGGATTGCGCGTGAGCGGTACGAGACGTACTTCTCGTCGGCACGGCTGCGGGCCCACGCAAGGAAGCGCCGGGGTACGGCACACGGTGACCTGTACGAGGCGCTGCGCATCGTCTTGGCGGCACTCGGCGACGAGAAGGGCCGCCCGGAGCTGGGCCTGCCGGGCCTCGGCGGCCTCTTCAACGAGGTGGAGGCGGACGCCCCGCTGCGCGACCTGAAGCTCTCGAACGAGGCCCTGCTGACGGCCGTACGGCACCTGTCCCAGGTCCGCGACGGCAGCTCGCGGCGCTGGCGGGCGGTGGACTACCGGCACCTCGACGCGGAGGAGCTGGGGTCGGTCTACGAGTCGCTGCTGGAGCTGGAGCCGAAGTACAGCGCGGTCGAGCGGACGTTCCAGTTGGTGGAGGTGGCGGGCAACACGCGTAAGACGACGGGGAGTTACTACACACCGTCCTCGCTGATCGAGTGCTTGCTGAACTCCAGCCTGGACCCGGTGATAGAGGACGCGGTGAAGCGCGGCGAGCAGGCAGCCGCGCAATCGGGCGATACCGACCCGGCGGACGCGATCGTGAACGAGCTGCTGTCGCTGACGGTGTGCGACCCGGCATGCGGTTCCGGACACTTCCTCGTGGCGGCGGCTCGCCGTATCGCCAAGCAGGTCGCGGCGGTGCGAGAGAGGAACCCTGAGCCGACGCTGGAGGCGGTCCGTCATGCACTGCATGAGGTAGTCGCCCGGTGCATCTACGGAGTCGACCTCAACCCTATGGCCGTGGACCTGGCCAAGGTGTCCCTGTGGCTGGAAGCGCTTGAGCCGGGCAAGCCGCTGAGCTTCTTGGACGCGCATGTGAAGCACGGCAACGGGCTCATGGGCGCGACTCCTGCGCTCCTGCGGAACGGCATCCCGGACGCCGCCTTCAAACCGATCGAGGGAGACGACAAGAAGGTCGCGAAGTCCCTGGAGAAGCAGAACAAGCTCGAACGCGGCGGCCAGCGCGGCCTGTTCGACCTGGGCGGAGAGACGAGAGTCACCAACACGGCCTTCGCCAAAGAACTGCGGCGCATTACGGGAGCCTCCTCAGACAGCCTGACCGATGTACGAGAGCAGGAGGCCGCGTACCAAAGCTGGTCCAGGTCAGCCGAGTACGTGCAAGCCTTGCACGTGGCGGACGCATGGTGCGCAGCGTTCGTGTGGCACAAGACGGCAGACGCGCCGCTCGCACTCACGGAAGAGGTCTTCCGCAACCTTCAAGATCGGTTCAGCAACGCGGCGCCGCGCTCCACACACGACGAGATCGTGCGGCTTCGGGACCTCTATCGGTTCTTCCACTGGCATCTGGAGTTCCCGGAAGTGTTCTCAGTTCCGGAAACGGGTCAGGGCATCCAGGGAGCAACCGGCTGGGCCGGCGGATTTGATTGCGTACTGGGGAACCCTCCGTGGGAACGGATCAAGCTCCTGGAGCAGGAATTTTTCGCGCAACGCGATGCCGAGATCGCCACAGCCAGAAACGCCAATGAACGCCGGAAACTGATCGCGAGACTGCCAGCAACCAATCCGGAACTGGCACTCGCGTTCACCGAGGAAAAGCGCCGGGGAGACGGCGAGGCACACTTCATTCGCAATTCCGGAAAATATAAACTTACCGGGATTGGCACTGTGAACACTTATGCAGCCTTTTCTGAAAGCAACCGCAACCTCATTGGCCCGCACGGCCGAATGGGTGTGATTGTCCCGACAGGCATCGCAACCGACGCAACTACACAGCACTTCTTCAGCGAGCTGGTGCGGAGTGGCTCGCTTGCAACACTGTACGACTTCGAGAACGCGTCGCCTCTCTTCCCCGGAGTGCACCGTTCATTCAAGTTCAGCATCCTCTCAGTAACCGGGACATCCCGGAGAGAATCTGCTGCGCGCTTTGCCTTCTTCATGCATGACCCCTCGGAATTGGGCGACGCAGACAAAGCCTTCACTCTCACACCCGAGGAGATCCGCCTCCTCAACCCCAACAGTGGAACGTGCCCTGTGTTCCGCAGCCGCCGCGATGCCGAAGTGACGCTGGATATTTACCGGCGCCTCCCTGTCCTGATCCTTTCCGGGAGCACCACGGGCAACCCTTGGAAGCTCCATTTGGGTCGCATGTTCCACATGTCGGATGACTCCGGATCGTTCCACATGCAAGAAGAGCTGAGCTCTGGCTGGAACAACCAGGGCAGCAGCTTCAAGAATGCGGGCGCAACATTGTTCCCTGTTTACGAGGCTAAGATGCTGCATCAGTTTGACCACCGATGGGCAACCTACGAGCCCGACGGCAGCACTCGCGATGTCAATCTGACCGAAAAGGGATACGCGCCGTTTTCTTCCACACCCCGCTACTGGATCGACGAACGGGAAATTCGCAACAAACTGTCCCCAATACGGTGGGACAGGGAATGGCTCATCGCCGTACGCAAAATCTGCCGCTCATCCGATGAGCGCACGCTCATTTCCGCCGCATTTCCACGTTTCGGCCTAGGGGATTCAGCAAACCTCATGCTTCCCGGAGTGCCAGGCAATGCACCAGCCTTGCTAGCGTGTACTTCTTCCTTCGCGATGGACTATGTACTACGACAGAAGAACGGTGGCACAAACCTGACGTTCTTCCTGTTGGAGCAGTTGCCTGCTCCCGATCCGGAAAGCCTGGCCCTTCACACTTCCTTTATCGTGCCTCGTGTTCTCGAGCTCACATACACTGCGGACGACATGCGACCGTTCGCTCACGATGTGGGTGATACCGGCAATCCCTTCCAATGGAACGAGGGCCGTCGCCAGGCGATCCGCGCCGAACTCGACGCCCTCTTCTTCCACCTCTACGGCGTCTCCCGCGAAGACGTCGACTACATCCTCGACACCTTCCCCATCGTCCGCCGCAAGGACGAGGCCAAGTACGGCACGTACCGCACCAAGGACCTAATCCTTGCCGAGTACGACCGCATGGCCGCCGCCGGCCTCACCCTGGAGGACCCGCTTGTCGAAGGCAAGAACTACACCTCCACCCTCACCCCGCCCCCGGGTCACGGCCCCCGCCACCCGGCAAAGACTTCGGACGGAACCGCGGCATGA
- a CDS encoding competence protein CoiA family protein codes for MVSPSPEEDTRKVHTAVIGQAESDWPVFLPYDHDDFDRFMRGRNRDDFYCGVLLGGCGKKLTPKRYTEKKCHFAHRPPVHCRRTETGEASADHLYIGQALRRWLLRQGYQDAEVTYLDPGSVHGGAVEVRFGQDRSRLIRVQLARLSLREWHETRDRLADRHTHVHWAYGPYCGLSHSEVDAAGHAIRISCRTEGETREVYVGTQYPDNSLAWSALTECRLSNKGIITPRLNSEPPASSTPASAPTPVAFSLAPGTLAFTAATELPAPLPDPDGTAVRLYEADLQPLGSAVVRARITLPHDHPAPPPHQLHVIYSSAHLLPLTDAATSEPAWLIRADGASPLPQQTDSRWPDLRPASPPPEPPPPTPTTTEPDASARHPLPLGEAETLRVFRSKLELVARARGLINWETLVSHAGAAPADITPQERVRLLVAMDHPRADGKPVLSALVKPALAPDAPAPYFADVLAGLGWRADLTEAKVVEIWERERKTAYALAESTSARQRPSDGRAEAKAGTTQAQNEARLVARFREHLELVANGHGIIKWSTLLKKQHISPSTLSDEDRVRLLAAVDRSYVPGRRMLSALVKADGQTPGPAPFFGDVLRKLGWKPDAATPTVEAVWRAAVDRAYARGTQAVPVARAASANEDRVHWGKLGTTKAAVVVAVQRALIEAARRQVCVGWHTLAAAAGLKPTELTDRAREAILVSVDSPPAYGVLLSSLVVASEHTPVPYFDSILKRLGRPHGLRPIELGQVRKMEQARAFAAYSTAADTADDLKERA; via the coding sequence ATGGTCTCGCCCTCTCCCGAAGAAGACACGCGCAAGGTTCATACGGCGGTCATCGGTCAGGCCGAGTCGGACTGGCCGGTGTTCCTGCCGTACGACCACGACGACTTCGACCGGTTCATGCGGGGCCGGAACCGCGACGACTTCTACTGCGGCGTCCTGCTCGGCGGCTGCGGCAAGAAGCTGACTCCGAAGCGGTACACGGAGAAGAAGTGCCACTTCGCGCACCGCCCGCCCGTGCACTGCCGCCGCACGGAGACCGGTGAGGCCAGCGCCGACCACCTCTACATCGGGCAGGCGCTAAGGCGCTGGCTGCTGCGGCAGGGATACCAGGACGCCGAGGTCACGTACCTGGACCCCGGCTCGGTTCACGGAGGAGCCGTCGAGGTCCGGTTCGGACAGGACAGATCCCGACTCATACGGGTCCAGTTGGCCCGCCTCTCCCTGCGCGAGTGGCATGAGACCCGTGATCGCCTCGCCGACCGGCACACCCACGTCCACTGGGCGTACGGACCCTACTGCGGGCTATCGCACAGTGAGGTGGACGCTGCCGGGCATGCCATCCGCATCTCCTGCCGCACCGAGGGTGAAACCCGCGAGGTGTACGTCGGCACGCAGTACCCGGACAACAGCCTCGCGTGGTCGGCCCTGACCGAGTGCCGCCTGTCGAACAAGGGGATCATCACGCCCCGCCTCAACTCCGAACCACCCGCAAGCAGCACTCCCGCTTCCGCTCCCACGCCCGTGGCCTTCTCTCTGGCTCCAGGCACCCTCGCCTTCACCGCGGCGACCGAACTCCCGGCACCGCTCCCCGACCCGGACGGCACTGCCGTACGCCTTTACGAGGCCGACCTCCAGCCGCTCGGCTCGGCCGTCGTCCGGGCCCGGATCACCCTGCCGCACGACCACCCCGCCCCGCCTCCGCACCAACTGCACGTCATCTACTCCTCGGCTCACCTGCTGCCGCTCACCGACGCGGCCACCTCCGAGCCCGCCTGGCTCATACGCGCCGACGGGGCCTCACCCCTACCTCAGCAGACCGACTCCCGCTGGCCGGACCTGCGCCCCGCGTCTCCGCCACCTGAGCCGCCCCCACCAACCCCCACGACGACCGAACCGGACGCCTCAGCACGCCACCCGCTCCCCCTCGGTGAGGCCGAGACGCTCCGGGTCTTCCGCTCAAAGCTGGAACTCGTCGCACGCGCCCGGGGCCTCATCAACTGGGAGACACTGGTCAGCCACGCGGGAGCGGCGCCTGCCGACATCACACCGCAGGAACGCGTCCGCCTGCTCGTCGCAATGGACCACCCCCGAGCCGACGGCAAGCCCGTACTCTCGGCGCTCGTCAAACCCGCCCTCGCGCCGGACGCGCCCGCCCCGTACTTCGCCGACGTCCTGGCCGGCCTCGGCTGGAGAGCCGATCTGACCGAGGCGAAGGTGGTAGAAATCTGGGAGCGCGAGCGAAAGACCGCCTACGCCCTCGCCGAATCGACCTCCGCACGGCAACGACCCTCGGACGGACGGGCAGAAGCCAAGGCCGGTACCACCCAGGCTCAGAACGAGGCGCGGCTCGTAGCCCGGTTTCGCGAGCATCTAGAACTCGTCGCTAATGGACACGGCATCATCAAGTGGTCGACTCTGCTCAAGAAGCAGCACATCTCGCCGTCCACGTTGTCCGACGAGGACCGCGTTCGGCTTCTGGCTGCAGTCGACAGGTCCTACGTTCCCGGGCGCCGGATGTTGTCGGCCCTGGTGAAGGCGGACGGGCAGACCCCAGGCCCGGCGCCGTTCTTCGGCGACGTGCTCAGAAAGTTGGGCTGGAAGCCCGACGCTGCCACCCCGACCGTGGAGGCAGTATGGCGGGCAGCCGTGGACCGTGCCTACGCGCGGGGCACACAAGCCGTACCCGTGGCCCGCGCTGCGTCCGCCAATGAGGACCGCGTGCACTGGGGCAAGCTCGGAACCACCAAGGCAGCCGTGGTAGTAGCCGTTCAGCGGGCACTGATCGAGGCCGCCCGTCGCCAGGTCTGCGTGGGCTGGCACACGCTCGCCGCTGCCGCCGGGCTCAAGCCGACGGAACTCACCGACCGGGCCAGGGAAGCGATCCTCGTATCGGTCGACAGCCCGCCCGCCTACGGTGTGTTGCTCTCCTCCCTCGTCGTCGCCTCGGAGCACACGCCTGTGCCGTACTTCGACTCCATCCTCAAACGCCTCGGACGGCCCCACGGTCTGCGCCCCATCGAACTGGGCCAGGTCCGGAAAATGGAACAGGCGCGAGCGTTCGCGGCATACAGCACTGCCGCCGACACCGCCGATGACCTGAAGGAAAGAGCATGA
- a CDS encoding helix-turn-helix transcriptional regulator: MTGGIDIMAEGCGDGEAVGGEPDREPDPSDSLRTWGAVQQALREHAGYSRAEFAGLVRFSKHTVESVELGRRMPDESYVVRSEELLGNTGALRKSSKYVTRGRGDVGLAAWFRQWARLERVAVSLCTYECRLVPGLLQSEGYARAVFDNSIPLLSDQELEDQLVARLDRQRLLRERPNVPFSFIVEEHVFRRRLGGSDVMRGLYDHVLELTAPRNVTLQIMPVDTEFHACLDGPVRLLETPKRHRLGYSEGQQNGRLISDPKEASLLYQRYDTLRSQALNPKDSRGLLERLRGEL, from the coding sequence ATGACGGGCGGCATCGACATCATGGCCGAGGGCTGCGGCGACGGGGAGGCGGTCGGCGGTGAGCCGGATCGTGAGCCCGACCCCTCGGACAGCCTGCGGACCTGGGGAGCCGTCCAGCAGGCACTGCGCGAGCACGCGGGGTACAGCAGGGCCGAGTTCGCGGGCCTGGTGCGCTTCTCCAAGCACACCGTGGAGTCGGTGGAGCTGGGGCGGCGGATGCCCGACGAGTCGTACGTCGTGCGGTCAGAGGAACTTCTCGGGAACACGGGGGCGCTGCGGAAGTCGTCGAAGTACGTGACGCGGGGGCGGGGGGATGTGGGGCTCGCGGCTTGGTTTCGGCAGTGGGCTCGGCTGGAGCGGGTGGCGGTGAGTCTGTGTACGTATGAGTGCAGGCTGGTGCCGGGGTTGCTGCAGTCGGAGGGGTATGCGCGGGCCGTGTTCGACAACAGCATCCCCTTGCTGTCGGACCAGGAGTTGGAGGACCAACTCGTCGCGCGTCTCGATCGGCAGAGACTGTTGCGTGAGCGGCCGAACGTCCCCTTCAGCTTTATCGTCGAGGAGCACGTCTTCCGGCGTCGGCTCGGCGGATCGGATGTGATGCGGGGCCTGTACGACCACGTACTGGAGCTGACCGCGCCGCGCAACGTGACGTTGCAGATCATGCCGGTGGATACGGAGTTCCATGCCTGCTTGGACGGTCCGGTGCGACTTCTGGAAACGCCGAAGCGGCATCGGCTTGGGTACTCCGAAGGGCAGCAGAACGGGCGCCTGATCTCCGACCCGAAAGAGGCGAGCCTCCTCTATCAGCGCTATGACACACTGCGCTCGCAGGCCCTGAACCCCAAAGACTCACGGGGTCTGCTGGAGCGACTGCGAGGAGAGCTATGA
- a CDS encoding ATP-binding protein — MATFAQLLSSTRRGARLARLLATTQLRAWDLSPEVTERAEQIVAELAANAALHGRVQGRDFRLALTFDTTTGLLRIAVTDAKGGQLPVVPTDSTTYGESGRGLLLVGALADRWGTEPHPPGGKTVWAEVSTVARPTSGLYE; from the coding sequence GTGGCCACGTTCGCCCAGCTCCTGTCCTCCACCCGCCGAGGAGCCCGCCTCGCACGCCTCCTCGCCACCACCCAGCTCCGCGCCTGGGACCTGTCACCAGAAGTGACCGAGCGAGCCGAGCAGATCGTCGCCGAACTCGCCGCCAACGCGGCCCTGCACGGCCGCGTCCAGGGCCGCGACTTCCGGCTCGCCCTCACCTTCGACACCACGACCGGCCTCCTCCGCATCGCGGTCACCGACGCCAAGGGCGGCCAACTCCCCGTCGTACCCACCGATTCGACGACGTACGGCGAGTCCGGCCGCGGTCTGCTCCTGGTCGGCGCCCTGGCCGACCGCTGGGGCACCGAACCCCATCCGCCGGGCGGCAAGACTGTCTGGGCCGAGGTGAGCACCGTTGCCAGGCCTACCAGTGGCTTGTACGAGTGA
- a CDS encoding ATP-binding protein — protein MGAVSDDEVDLADLLGTQESACLEFKRSAKREGKRGDAIGNAVCAMANDLCDHGGGDILIGVDDNGRPVDDVDLSDRALLQLTDLRDDGRILDRPSLTVERAVYQGKPVVRLRVAASATPPVRFEGVIWVRPGPTTRKASREDERVLAERRRAKDIPYDTRPLPLARLDDLDLDLFRQSYLPSMVAPEVIEENGRSTELQLSSLHLLTPDGSPTTLGVLAVGLDPGSHVPGAYLQFVRYQGTDLDAPIVDEQELRQNLVGLAARLEPLLRSHLRTRLVEDGFRETPQPDYPLEALRELCMNALMHRNYETSYAPTRIVWFDDRIEITNPGGPFGQVRDDNFDRVTDYRNPSLAAAMKGLGYVNRFGRGIGRVRKALETNGNPPPEFQVDASSWAVVLRRAT, from the coding sequence ATGGGCGCTGTGAGCGACGACGAAGTGGATCTGGCTGACCTCCTGGGCACCCAGGAGTCCGCCTGCCTGGAATTCAAGCGCAGCGCCAAGCGCGAGGGGAAGCGCGGCGATGCCATCGGCAACGCGGTGTGCGCGATGGCGAACGATCTCTGTGATCACGGCGGCGGCGACATCCTCATCGGGGTGGACGACAACGGTCGCCCTGTCGACGACGTCGACCTCAGCGACCGGGCGCTCCTCCAGCTCACCGACTTGCGGGACGACGGCAGGATCCTCGACCGCCCGTCCCTCACCGTCGAACGGGCCGTCTACCAGGGCAAGCCGGTCGTCCGGCTCCGCGTTGCCGCCTCCGCGACCCCGCCGGTCCGGTTCGAAGGCGTCATCTGGGTTCGTCCAGGCCCCACCACCCGCAAAGCGAGCCGCGAGGACGAACGTGTCCTCGCGGAGCGCCGCCGCGCCAAGGACATCCCGTACGACACACGGCCACTGCCCCTCGCCCGCCTCGACGACCTGGATCTCGACCTCTTCCGGCAGTCCTACCTGCCCTCCATGGTCGCGCCCGAAGTCATCGAGGAGAACGGCCGCTCGACCGAGCTCCAGCTCTCCTCCCTCCACCTTCTGACTCCGGACGGCTCACCGACCACACTCGGGGTACTTGCCGTCGGTCTGGACCCCGGCAGCCATGTCCCGGGCGCATACCTCCAGTTCGTCCGCTACCAGGGGACCGATCTCGACGCCCCGATCGTCGACGAGCAGGAGCTCCGCCAGAACCTGGTCGGACTCGCGGCGAGACTCGAACCCCTTCTGCGCAGCCATCTGCGCACCCGTCTCGTGGAGGACGGCTTCCGTGAGACGCCCCAGCCGGACTATCCGCTGGAAGCCCTGCGCGAGCTCTGCATGAACGCTCTCATGCACCGCAACTACGAGACCTCCTACGCACCGACCCGCATCGTGTGGTTCGACGACCGAATCGAGATCACGAACCCCGGTGGACCTTTTGGGCAGGTCCGGGACGACAACTTCGATCGTGTCACCGACTATCGCAACCCGTCCCTGGCCGCCGCGATGAAGGGCCTGGGCTATGTGAACCGGTTCGGCCGCGGTATCGGTCGCGTGAGGAAAGCGTTGGAGACCAACGGGAACCCGCCGCCCGAGTTCCAGGTCGATGCCTCCTCCTGGGCGGTTGTCCTCCGGAGGGCCACATGA
- a CDS encoding DUF397 domain-containing protein: MSTSELAWFKSSYSGTQGDDCVEVAAAEQVVCVRDSKDVTRPHFAVGRAEWLRFVGFVAEA; the protein is encoded by the coding sequence ATGAGCACATCGGAACTCGCCTGGTTCAAGTCCAGCTACAGCGGCACCCAGGGCGACGACTGCGTTGAGGTAGCCGCCGCCGAACAGGTCGTCTGCGTCAGGGACTCCAAGGACGTGACGCGCCCTCACTTCGCGGTCGGACGCGCGGAGTGGTTGCGCTTCGTGGGGTTCGTGGCGGAGGCCTGA